In Pedobacter heparinus DSM 2366, the following are encoded in one genomic region:
- a CDS encoding DUF1049 domain-containing protein, giving the protein MRVKTVFIIIFTALITIFLMINTDAVEFNFIFLKKDISKLLVVGVCTFIGFVLGYWAGRPKTTVSTYDREIDEHSTKKNNLSDEDRDYIS; this is encoded by the coding sequence ATGCGTGTAAAGACCGTTTTCATTATCATTTTTACTGCCCTGATCACTATTTTTTTAATGATCAATACCGATGCAGTGGAATTTAATTTTATTTTTCTGAAAAAAGACATTTCCAAACTGCTGGTGGTGGGCGTATGTACTTTTATAGGTTTTGTACTCGGCTATTGGGCCGGACGGCCTAAAACAACGGTAAGTACGTACGACAGGGAAATTGATGAACACAGCACAAAAAAAAATAACCTGAGCGACGAAGACCGGGATTACATCAGCTGA
- a CDS encoding trans-sulfuration enzyme family protein, whose amino-acid sequence MQEDNFETLAIRLQAERTQFKEHSVPLYLTSSYKFDDAEDMRALFANEKEGNVYSRYANPNTDELINKMSVLEGAEAGWATASGMAAIFTTFLTFLASGDHVLSSRSVFGSTHQLLNNIFPKWGISYTYADLDKPEEWEKGIQSNTKMIFVETPSNPGIDIIDLEWLAKLAKKNNIMLVVDNCFATPYLQQPIKLGADISIHSATKFIDGQGRTLGGIILGSAKHIKDIEGFARHSGPAMSPFNAWLLSKSLETLAVRMDRHCENALKVAEFLEAHASIKKVMYPFLPSHPQYEIAKKQMKQGGGIVTLVIEGGAEAASRFMNKLKMFSISANLGDTRSIATHPATSTHSKLTEAERLQVGIEQGTIRLSIGLEHINDIIGDIEQALV is encoded by the coding sequence ATGCAAGAAGACAATTTCGAAACGTTGGCCATACGTTTACAAGCCGAGAGGACCCAGTTTAAAGAACATTCGGTACCACTGTACCTGACATCCAGTTACAAATTTGACGATGCTGAGGATATGCGTGCGCTTTTTGCGAACGAGAAGGAAGGAAATGTTTACAGCCGCTACGCAAACCCGAACACTGATGAACTGATCAATAAAATGTCGGTACTGGAAGGTGCAGAAGCAGGCTGGGCAACAGCTAGTGGAATGGCCGCCATATTTACTACTTTTTTAACTTTTTTAGCATCGGGCGATCATGTGTTGTCCAGTCGTTCTGTCTTTGGTTCTACGCATCAGCTGCTGAATAATATTTTTCCTAAATGGGGCATCAGTTATACCTATGCCGATCTGGATAAACCGGAAGAATGGGAAAAAGGAATACAGTCAAATACAAAGATGATATTTGTTGAAACGCCGTCCAACCCTGGTATTGATATCATAGATCTGGAATGGCTGGCTAAACTAGCGAAGAAAAACAACATAATGCTGGTGGTAGACAATTGTTTTGCTACCCCATATTTACAGCAGCCGATAAAACTCGGGGCTGATATTTCCATTCATTCTGCTACAAAATTTATTGACGGGCAGGGACGTACCCTTGGAGGTATTATCCTCGGTTCGGCAAAACACATCAAAGATATTGAAGGATTTGCAAGACATAGCGGACCTGCCATGTCGCCATTTAATGCCTGGTTGCTTTCTAAAAGTTTGGAAACACTGGCGGTGCGTATGGACAGGCATTGTGAGAACGCTTTGAAGGTGGCTGAATTTTTAGAGGCACATGCCAGCATCAAAAAAGTAATGTATCCGTTTTTACCGTCGCACCCTCAGTATGAAATCGCTAAAAAGCAGATGAAACAGGGTGGTGGTATTGTTACTTTGGTTATTGAAGGGGGTGCTGAAGCGGCCAGCAGGTTTATGAATAAATTAAAAATGTTCTCTATCTCGGCCAATCTTGGCGATACCCGTTCTATCGCTACGCACCCGGCTACCAGTACGCATTCCAAATTAACGGAAGCGGAACGTTTACAGGTAGGTATTGAGCAGGGGACCATTCGTCTGTCTATCGGCTTAGAACACATCAATGATATCATCGGGGATATTGAACAGGCCTTGGTATAA
- the ispE gene encoding 4-(cytidine 5'-diphospho)-2-C-methyl-D-erythritol kinase, with protein sequence MLAFANAKINLGLNVTRKRPDGYHDIETVFYPVKLNDVVEITDSENTICLVKGIDVPGDTRDNLCLKAFNLLKKDFDLPAQQITLLKNIPVGAGLGGGSSDAAQLIRLVNDKFKLGLSVVKMQNYARELGADCAFFIENRPVYAFGKGDEFQPIAIDLSNYYVVLVKPPVHVSTAAAYAGIKPVIPSRSVKDLIHLPLKTWKQHLENDFESTVFSKYPEIELVKKKLYQSGALFALMSGSGASVFAIFEHEVSLPELENGNKVFYNI encoded by the coding sequence ATGCTTGCATTTGCCAATGCCAAAATAAACCTTGGCCTAAACGTTACCCGAAAAAGACCTGATGGTTATCATGATATCGAAACGGTCTTTTATCCTGTAAAGCTGAATGATGTTGTTGAGATTACTGATTCCGAAAACACCATATGTCTTGTAAAAGGGATAGATGTGCCCGGAGATACGCGGGATAACCTATGTTTGAAGGCCTTTAATTTGTTAAAAAAGGATTTTGATTTGCCGGCACAGCAAATTACTTTGCTGAAGAATATTCCGGTGGGCGCTGGTCTTGGTGGGGGTTCTTCAGATGCAGCACAGCTGATCAGACTGGTAAATGACAAATTTAAACTGGGCCTATCTGTAGTAAAAATGCAAAACTATGCCCGGGAACTGGGTGCAGACTGCGCTTTCTTTATAGAGAACCGACCTGTTTATGCTTTTGGAAAGGGGGATGAATTTCAGCCAATCGCAATAGATTTGTCAAATTATTATGTGGTACTGGTAAAACCGCCTGTTCATGTCTCTACGGCAGCGGCTTATGCGGGAATTAAGCCTGTAATTCCTAGCAGATCGGTAAAAGATTTAATACATTTGCCCTTGAAAACATGGAAACAGCATCTTGAAAATGATTTTGAATCCACTGTGTTTTCGAAATACCCGGAAATTGAACTGGTCAAAAAAAAACTTTACCAATCGGGTGCCCTCTTTGCTTTAATGAGTGGAAGCGGGGCCAGTGTTTTTGCAATTTTTGAGCATGAAGTCAGTTTGCCGGAACTGGAAAATGGGAATAAAGTGTTTTACAACATTTAA